Proteins encoded within one genomic window of Variovorax sp. OAS795:
- a CDS encoding LysR family transcriptional regulator codes for MNLTTRQMRAFRQVARTGSFTRAAELTHMTQAGLSILIREVERQLGVRLFDRTTRAVQLTAAGRRLAPVIERVLTELDSVTEEIESLGDAARQTLRVAATPLVSSQLLPQLLSMFRQTQPHVQVRLLDAALEDVEKAVLANEADLGLGFFFKAAPGLARTEVANFQLMRVTPAEGAPREVGRVPWSALKSARLIGLPPGNPIQKVIDAQLGKLNIENPEGQSVSFFGTLISMVEAGFGTAVMPTFAMAACKRHQVDIDLLASPKVELAFYRITKRGSKDSEAMEAFVDLLKARLPFMSR; via the coding sequence ATGAATCTGACGACACGGCAGATGCGCGCATTTCGCCAGGTGGCCCGCACCGGCAGCTTCACGCGGGCGGCGGAGCTCACGCACATGACCCAGGCCGGACTGAGCATCCTCATCCGCGAGGTGGAGCGGCAGCTCGGTGTGCGGCTGTTCGACCGCACCACGCGCGCGGTGCAGCTGACGGCGGCGGGGCGGCGGCTGGCGCCGGTGATCGAACGGGTGCTCACCGAACTCGACAGCGTGACCGAGGAAATCGAATCGCTGGGCGATGCGGCGCGCCAGACCCTGCGCGTTGCCGCCACGCCGCTGGTGTCATCCCAGCTGCTGCCGCAGTTGCTGTCGATGTTCAGGCAGACGCAGCCCCACGTTCAGGTGCGCCTGCTCGATGCCGCGCTGGAAGACGTCGAAAAGGCCGTGCTGGCCAACGAGGCGGACCTGGGGCTCGGGTTCTTCTTCAAGGCCGCGCCGGGGCTCGCGAGGACCGAAGTCGCCAATTTCCAGCTCATGCGGGTGACCCCTGCCGAAGGTGCGCCGAGGGAGGTCGGACGGGTGCCGTGGTCGGCCTTGAAGTCGGCACGGCTCATCGGCTTGCCCCCGGGCAATCCGATCCAGAAGGTCATCGATGCGCAGCTCGGCAAGCTGAACATCGAGAACCCGGAAGGCCAGTCGGTGAGCTTCTTCGGCACCTTGATCTCGATGGTGGAAGCAGGCTTCGGCACGGCCGTGATGCCCACTTTCGCCATGGCGGCCTGCAAACGGCATCAAGTCGACATCGACCTGCTCGCCTCGCCCAAGGTCGAGCTCGCTTTCTACCGCATCACGAAGCGGGGCTCGAAAGACTCCGAGGCCATGGAAGCCTTTGTGGACCTGCTCAAGGCCAGGCTGCCGTTCATGTCGCGATGA
- a CDS encoding flavin-dependent oxidoreductase: protein MSTNQDVIILGAGIGGLTLALSLHQAGIPCRVYEAVPELKPLGVGINLLPHAVRELSELGLLPALDAMAVRTKEAVFFTEHGQLVFTEPAGTAAGYDWPQFSIHRGDLQTVLLAAVRERLGDDAVRCGHRCVDVDQDETGITAHFADASGEAIASVRGAVAIGCDGIHSVLRKKFYPDEGAPRYSGVNMWRGTTRWKPILSGASMIRAGWLAVGKMVIYPIRDAIDAEGNQLVNWVAEIEAEQPAVRDWSREGRLEDFLPAFENWHFDWLDVPALIRAADSILEYPMVDQDPLPRWTHGRITLLGDAAHPMVPRGSNGAGQAIIDARCLAGHLKKQGVGPVALETYDQERVPATANVVLTNRRTPPDAILREVYERSGGKPFASIDDVVPQAELQAISDAYKRVAGYDPAQLKKRPSFV, encoded by the coding sequence ATGAGCACCAACCAAGACGTCATCATCCTGGGCGCCGGCATCGGCGGCCTCACACTGGCCCTCAGCCTCCACCAGGCCGGCATTCCCTGCCGTGTGTACGAAGCGGTCCCCGAGCTCAAGCCGCTCGGCGTGGGCATCAACTTGCTGCCGCACGCCGTGCGCGAGCTCAGCGAACTGGGCCTGCTGCCCGCGCTGGATGCGATGGCGGTGCGCACCAAGGAAGCCGTTTTCTTCACCGAGCACGGCCAGCTGGTCTTCACGGAGCCCGCAGGCACCGCGGCCGGCTACGACTGGCCCCAGTTCTCCATCCATCGCGGCGACCTGCAGACCGTGCTGCTGGCTGCGGTGCGCGAACGGCTGGGCGATGACGCCGTGCGTTGCGGCCATCGGTGCGTCGATGTCGACCAGGACGAGACGGGCATCACCGCCCACTTTGCGGATGCCTCGGGCGAGGCGATCGCCAGCGTCCGCGGCGCGGTCGCGATCGGCTGCGATGGCATCCATTCGGTGCTGCGCAAGAAGTTCTATCCGGACGAGGGCGCGCCGCGCTATTCGGGTGTCAACATGTGGCGAGGCACCACCCGCTGGAAGCCGATCCTCTCGGGTGCAAGCATGATCCGCGCGGGCTGGCTCGCGGTCGGCAAGATGGTGATCTACCCGATCCGCGACGCGATCGACGCCGAGGGCAACCAGCTCGTGAACTGGGTCGCCGAGATCGAGGCCGAGCAGCCCGCGGTGCGCGACTGGAGCCGCGAAGGCCGGCTGGAAGATTTCCTGCCGGCGTTCGAGAACTGGCACTTCGACTGGCTGGACGTGCCGGCGCTGATCCGCGCGGCCGACTCGATCCTCGAATACCCGATGGTCGACCAGGACCCCTTGCCGCGCTGGACCCATGGCCGCATCACGCTGCTCGGCGACGCCGCGCATCCGATGGTGCCGCGCGGCTCGAACGGTGCCGGCCAGGCCATCATCGATGCGCGCTGCCTCGCCGGACACCTGAAGAAGCAAGGCGTCGGCCCCGTAGCCCTGGAGACCTACGACCAGGAACGGGTGCCGGCCACGGCCAACGTCGTGCTCACCAACCGTCGCACGCCCCCCGACGCGATCCTGCGGGAGGTCTACGAGCGTTCGGGCGGCAAGCCGTTCGCCAGCATCGACGACGTGGTGCCGCAGGCGGAACTCCAGGCCATTTCCGATGCCTACAAGCGCGTGGCGGGCTACGACCCCGCGCAGCTCAAGAAACGCCCGTCCTTCGTTTGA
- a CDS encoding tripartite tricarboxylate transporter substrate binding protein produces MVARWIKTLLPAAALCIAASAASAAWQPTQPITLVVPYTPGTGIDMIARQLSAHLPGALGQPVIVENVAGASGNIGSERVARAKPDGHTLLVQVNTLVMNKSLYKSLSYDPVGDFTPVAQTSWGTLLLVANPNVQKAATVSDVVNAAKARPGQLTYATPGVGTPHHLSMALFLQRSGAEMLHVPYKGTAGAVTDLLGGRIDYMFLPVHVALQHIQAGKLKAIATGSARRLPQLPDVPTLAEAGVTPDNIDMWYGVLAPKGTPPDVVQRLNLEIAKVLRQPEVAKSFESQGMVPAISTPAAFGALVAKDAQRWAEVVKKGNITAD; encoded by the coding sequence ATGGTCGCAAGATGGATCAAGACCCTGTTGCCCGCCGCGGCGCTGTGCATCGCCGCGTCGGCAGCCTCGGCCGCATGGCAGCCGACCCAGCCGATCACGCTCGTCGTGCCCTACACCCCGGGTACCGGCATCGACATGATCGCGCGCCAACTCTCCGCGCACCTGCCGGGCGCGCTGGGGCAGCCGGTCATCGTCGAGAACGTCGCGGGCGCCAGCGGCAACATCGGGAGCGAACGCGTCGCCAGGGCCAAGCCGGACGGCCACACGCTGCTGGTGCAGGTCAACACCCTCGTCATGAACAAGAGCCTGTACAAGAGCCTGTCGTACGACCCCGTCGGCGACTTCACGCCGGTCGCCCAGACCTCCTGGGGAACCCTGCTCCTGGTCGCCAACCCGAACGTGCAGAAGGCCGCCACCGTGAGCGACGTCGTGAATGCCGCCAAGGCGAGGCCCGGCCAACTGACGTACGCCACGCCCGGCGTCGGCACGCCCCATCACCTGTCGATGGCGCTGTTTCTCCAGCGCAGCGGCGCGGAGATGCTTCATGTCCCCTACAAGGGAACCGCCGGCGCCGTCACCGACCTGCTCGGCGGGCGGATCGACTACATGTTCCTGCCCGTGCATGTGGCACTGCAACACATCCAGGCCGGCAAGCTGAAGGCCATCGCCACCGGCAGCGCCAGGCGGCTGCCGCAGCTGCCCGACGTGCCGACGCTCGCGGAGGCCGGCGTCACCCCGGACAACATCGACATGTGGTACGGGGTGCTGGCCCCGAAGGGAACGCCGCCCGACGTGGTGCAGCGCCTGAACCTGGAGATCGCCAAGGTCCTCAGGCAGCCGGAAGTCGCGAAGTCCTTCGAGTCCCAGGGCATGGTCCCGGCGATCTCCACGCCCGCTGCCTTCGGCGCACTGGTCGCCAAGGATGCGCAGCGCTGGGCCGAGGTGGTGAAGAAGGGCAACATCACCGCGGATTGA
- a CDS encoding LuxR C-terminal-related transcriptional regulator: MATFPTAGATGASRDLLLKVTPPRVPRHLVPRARLLSGADALRDHAVFVVRAPSGFGKTSLLAQWRLEYLAMGMPVAWVSAQNHDDPGRLVQSLALALRVATGRPAFGRSVLEDDRPGNLGSVTALLSELAQAALDVVLVIDEAERLPEASRETLAYLLHNAPSNVRTLIATRPDGRLDTEDLVAYGQCLEIGPALLKFSLEETLQLVHARFGARVDRNTAARLHQLTEGWPLGLQLATTIISRGADPHAALSGMSGMSGAAGELQGELVRLLLVNLDPDDRDFLVRIAVLDLLHPELCRVVSGAEDAAVRLARLSSETPVFAAAEGGDWLRMHALARDVLRQRFGALDAAEQLAAHARAAQWLAAHDLLDEAAHHALCAGQHQTAYELAERSLYESLMRRGRQGAVLEWLVQLPADELDRRPRLLLAAAWTLASSERHEEAGRFVARILAQPDAGDALRCECALILGGAAAFADDPDRFVALHAPWTDTVPLTDPLLVQSHANRMAYCALLEGEPALARLRQQQAARGHAGQGIDYIRRWSELVIGLSYAWEGQVLLAERLLRPAVAGAEAELGRRHRFSCNLAALLAAVAWERDLPGDAATLLADRLDVLEHSGLPESLLLAYGTAARIAAAEGAEHRALELLDALDAAGAARRLPRLRIASLAEQVRLHAQRHRAQTCRDLCGRIDAILADPALPPGPLWRRSVETMRDVARAHAAIAARDWPGAVALIAHADDMARQRKQGGLHIELLGLRALALERCGQPSEALLREAMDLARAYGLQRVFSDAHPELGAWVGTLAAEGAQPEIAIAPPTPSAPAQAAAHGAVLTPKEAEVLTLLARNLSNKEIARAMQVGETTIKWHVKNLFFKLDAGTRTQVVQRARILGLLAPER; this comes from the coding sequence TTGGCCACCTTCCCGACCGCCGGTGCGACCGGCGCCTCCCGCGACCTGCTGCTCAAGGTGACGCCGCCGCGCGTGCCGCGCCACCTGGTGCCGCGCGCGCGGCTGCTGTCCGGTGCCGATGCGCTGCGCGACCACGCGGTGTTCGTGGTGCGGGCGCCGTCGGGCTTCGGCAAGACCTCGCTGCTGGCGCAATGGCGGCTCGAATACCTGGCGATGGGCATGCCGGTGGCCTGGGTCTCGGCGCAGAACCACGACGATCCGGGCCGGCTGGTGCAGAGCCTGGCGCTGGCGCTGCGGGTCGCCACGGGGCGCCCGGCCTTCGGCCGCAGCGTGCTCGAGGACGACCGGCCGGGCAACCTCGGGAGCGTCACCGCGCTGCTGTCCGAACTGGCGCAGGCGGCGCTGGACGTGGTGCTGGTGATCGACGAGGCCGAGCGGCTGCCAGAGGCCTCGCGCGAGACGCTGGCCTATCTGCTGCACAACGCGCCCTCCAACGTGCGCACGCTGATCGCCACCCGCCCCGATGGCAGGCTGGACACCGAGGATCTGGTGGCGTACGGCCAGTGCCTCGAGATCGGTCCGGCGCTGCTGAAGTTCAGCCTCGAGGAAACCCTGCAGCTCGTGCACGCCCGCTTCGGCGCACGGGTCGACCGCAACACGGCCGCGCGGCTGCACCAGCTGACGGAAGGCTGGCCGCTGGGCCTGCAGCTGGCCACCACGATCATCTCGCGCGGCGCCGACCCCCACGCGGCCTTGTCGGGAATGTCCGGCATGTCCGGCGCGGCCGGCGAGCTGCAGGGCGAACTGGTGCGGCTGCTGCTGGTCAACCTGGACCCGGACGACCGCGATTTCCTGGTCCGCATCGCCGTGCTCGACCTGCTGCATCCCGAGCTTTGCCGCGTGGTGTCCGGCGCCGAGGACGCCGCGGTGCGGCTGGCACGGCTGAGCAGCGAGACGCCGGTGTTCGCCGCCGCCGAAGGGGGCGACTGGCTGCGCATGCATGCGCTGGCGCGCGACGTGCTGCGCCAGCGCTTCGGCGCACTGGACGCCGCCGAGCAGCTCGCGGCGCACGCGCGCGCTGCGCAGTGGCTGGCCGCGCACGACCTGCTCGACGAGGCGGCGCACCATGCGCTCTGCGCCGGGCAGCACCAGACCGCCTACGAGCTCGCGGAGCGCAGCCTTTACGAGTCCCTGATGCGGCGCGGCCGGCAGGGTGCCGTGCTCGAATGGCTCGTGCAGCTGCCCGCCGATGAACTCGACCGTCGGCCGCGCCTGCTGCTGGCGGCGGCGTGGACGCTCGCATCGAGCGAGCGGCACGAGGAGGCCGGCCGCTTCGTGGCGCGCATCCTGGCGCAGCCCGACGCCGGCGATGCCCTGCGCTGCGAATGCGCGCTCATCCTCGGCGGCGCCGCCGCTTTCGCGGACGACCCCGACCGCTTCGTCGCACTGCACGCGCCGTGGACCGACACCGTGCCGCTGACCGACCCGCTGCTCGTGCAGTCGCACGCCAACCGCATGGCCTACTGCGCGCTGCTCGAAGGCGAGCCCGCGCTGGCGCGCCTGCGCCAGCAGCAGGCCGCACGCGGACACGCCGGCCAGGGCATCGACTACATCCGGCGCTGGAGCGAACTGGTCATCGGGCTCAGCTATGCCTGGGAGGGGCAGGTCCTGCTGGCCGAGCGGCTGCTGCGGCCTGCCGTGGCGGGCGCCGAGGCCGAGCTCGGGCGGCGCCACCGCTTCAGCTGCAACCTGGCCGCACTGCTGGCCGCGGTGGCCTGGGAGCGCGACCTGCCGGGCGACGCCGCCACCTTGCTGGCCGACCGCCTCGACGTGCTCGAACACAGCGGCCTGCCCGAATCGCTGCTGCTCGCCTACGGGACCGCCGCGCGCATTGCCGCGGCCGAAGGCGCGGAGCACCGCGCGCTGGAACTGCTGGACGCACTGGACGCGGCCGGCGCCGCGCGGCGCCTGCCGCGGCTGCGCATCGCCAGCCTCGCCGAGCAGGTTCGCCTGCACGCGCAGCGCCACCGCGCCCAGACCTGCCGCGACCTGTGCGGGCGCATCGACGCGATCTTGGCCGACCCCGCACTGCCGCCGGGCCCGCTCTGGCGGCGCAGCGTGGAAACGATGCGGGACGTGGCCCGCGCGCACGCGGCCATTGCGGCGCGAGACTGGCCTGGCGCCGTTGCCCTGATCGCCCATGCGGACGACATGGCGCGCCAGCGCAAGCAGGGCGGCCTGCACATCGAACTGCTGGGCCTGCGCGCGCTCGCGCTGGAGCGCTGCGGCCAGCCCTCGGAGGCGCTGCTGCGCGAGGCGATGGACCTGGCGCGCGCCTACGGGCTGCAGCGCGTGTTTTCCGATGCGCACCCCGAACTCGGCGCCTGGGTCGGCACGCTCGCGGCCGAAGGCGCACAGCCCGAGATCGCCATCGCACCGCCCACGCCCTCCGCGCCCGCGCAGGCGGCGGCGCACGGCGCCGTGCTCACGCCCAAGGAAGCCGAGGTGCTGACGCTGCTGGCCCGAAACCTGTCGAACAAGGAAATAGCACGCGCCATGCAGGTGGGCGAGACCACCATCAAGTGGCATGTGAAGAACCTGTTTTTCAAGCTGGACGCGGGCACCCGCACGCAGGTGGTCCAGCGCGCGCGCATCCTGGGACTGCTCGCCCCCGAGCGCTGA